The nucleotide sequence TGCGCGTGAAAGTCGGTGGTGTCGCGATCATCGTCAACGACGCGAACCTCGCGGAACATTCGGCCGCGCTGCGGAGGTCGGGAGCCGGGAGGCCGGAGGTCCGGGTGGCGAAGCTCGTTGCGTCGCGCATTCCCTGACCGATGGGGTCAAGCGGACGCGAACACGTGCGGGATCGCGTACGTCGCCAGCGCTGATGGGGACGCGGCCCGGTGGACCTCGACGTCGAACACGATGTCGCGCGGTGCACGGCGAAGTGACGCTGGCAGGAGATCAGAATCTCGCCGCGCGCTGGGTCGAACGGAGCGAACGGGCCATGGTGGCGGATCGCGCCGGTGGACTCGACGCGTGGGGCTTTGAAGCGCGATGGTGGGAGAGTGCCCGAGCGCGCGACTGAGGTGCGGCGACGCGATCGGGGGTTGAGGGCGCGGGAGCGTGATGGCACGAGAGTTGGCGTTCGGGGTCCGGCGCGGCGAAGGCACACGTCTTGAAGCGAAGCCCGTAGCAACGAAGCCGGTTCGTCCCGGCGACGCTCACGACACGTCCGTGGCGTACGGGTCGACGTCACCCCTGTGCCGGAGCCCCTTGCGCTCGAATGCCAGCACGTGCCCCTGCGCGTCCGTATGAACCTCATAGAGTCCAAGCACGTCCATGGTGTCTGGAACGCCACGCCGCTCCACCAGCTCGACCTGAAGTAACCATCCCTCCGGTTGCGAGAGCGCTCCGGTGACGCCGGAGAGTTCGAGGCCCGTCAATGCCTTGAGCTCTTTGATGGCGGCGTTCAGGACCTCGCGAAGGTGTGGCACGGCTAACCCTTCCTCATCCGTTGGCGGCGCGCCAAGCTCTCACGGCGCCGCAATATCGAAAGTGCCCGATTGCGGACGAAGCTCTCGGCCAGGCGCTCCCGCGCCTGGTGCAATCGTGACCGCTGGCGGAGCACCTCGTCCTCCTGGCGGATCAGCATGGCCCGGAGGCTCTCCTGGTGGGAAGACATGTCCGTCATCGCCAAGCGGCTTGCAGTGGCCTCGAGCCTGGAACTGCGGAGCGCCGGTGGACGCCCGGTGTCGCCAAGCGTGGCGCGCGGCCGCGTCACCATGAGGTCGAGCGCTCCTGCCATGTCCAGAGGGGTTGGGCGCTGGAAAAGGGACTCGGGCGGGTGGCGTGACCCAGGCACCTTGCCGCTCCTCCTCGTCCTGTCGAGCCGGTTGGAGCCAATCCCGCATCACACCGTACCGGATCATGGTTTCGACGCTGGCGAGCATCAGCCGCAGGTTGAGAGCGATGAGCGGCACGCCGGACAGGGTGACGACCAGGTCGGCATTCACCACGAGGCCCTTGTCCAGGGCGCGTTCCAGCAAGTCTGCGACCCCGCCCTTGACGACTCGGGGCCGGGCCGGCTTCACCCGGCTTCACCCCGCTGCGGTTGCAGGTTGACGAAACTATAGGGCGGCCAGGGCCCGGTGACTCGTACCGAGTAGCCGTCGGAGGACTCGAAGGAACGGAGCGCGTCCAGGAGGTCTTCTATCGCCTCGTTCGGCACGAGACAGGAGAAATTCGCCACCATCTCGGTTTCGCCCTCTGGATCTCGAAGTTTTTCCGATCGCACGGCCCGGGCGTGCCGGTGAAGTGCCTGTTCCAATGCCGCGGTACGCTGAGTCGCCTCGTCTTCGAGGAGGCTCCGCACCTGCCGGTCCATATCCTTCTGGAGCAGGTAGGCTACGGATGCAGGGGCTCGACTGAGGCGAACCTGCAACTCTTTCAAGTCAGGCCGTGTGGCCAGAAGATGTGAGCGGGCAACCCCTGGCTCTCGCAGTAGCTGGACCCCATACTCTCGACATCCGCTCACCAGGGCCAGGATCTGTTCGAGCTGAGTCGTGTTATCCGACACCCATTGTTTCAGGGCCGCGAGCGCATCCACGCCGTCCTTGTGGATGATGGTGTCAAAGGCCACCGGAATGAGATCCCCGGCACATTCGGCTGCTTGCTCTACCACGGCGTGATGTTGCTCTATCCAGCGGATGACCTGCTCTCGGTCATCGGAAGCGTAAGGTTGTGGCTCGCATTCGTGCACCAATGCAAACCACCCGTTGACTCTCGTGACCGTCACGGGCTGGCCTTCGATTCCTCGGCACGCGAGGCCGTCGCATCCGTCACCGCGGCCGATGGCATACAGGTAAAAGGCCTGCCCGGGTGGCGTCACACGGTCTCGTCGGGGGTTGACCTCGGGCTCGGCCTCTACCGGCGCGCTTGGTGCTGCTTCTGGTTGGGTGGGAACGGCAGGTTCGTTGGTAGCGAGGCGCCACACACCTTCCAGGATCCACGGATCGGGGGCCGAGACGCCCAGTAATTGAACGGCCCTCGTCAACGAATCCCTCGACACCCGGACACCGGCAGCCTTCAACCCCAGCGCCGCGAAGAGGGCAACCATAGCGCACCTGGCCTGCTCCTCTGCATGCGGGACCTGTCCGGCGGGAGTCATGCGTCCTCCCACTGCTTCGGGTCGACGAAACGGGTGAGCGTGTCGTCCACGAGGTCGTCCAGGGCCCGTCTCGTCTTGCGAACGATCTGGTGGAGGCCGTTCTCCGACTTGAGTTGCTCGATGGCCTGGTCCAGGTCCATCAAAGCCTGCCCCAGTCGACCGGCTTCCACACTCGACAGCGAGCCGCCTTTCATCCGTTTGACGGACTCTGCGACCAGCACGTCCCGGATGACCTCCACCAGCGTGACAACGAGTCCCAGGAGCCCCTTCTTCAGGTTGTCTGCGTCAACTTCGAGAGCCATGTGTCCACCTCGGTTCCATACGCCCGTGACCGTTCCGCTCCCCCGGCTCGCCTCTTCGGGGGCTCCCAACCGCACCACGGGCACCCCGTCGAGAGGAGCTCCATCCTGGGTTCCTTGCGCCCGCACTGCGGGCAGGGTTCACGCTTGCCGGCCTCCTCCTTCCAGCCCCTGGAGTCGAGATTCGTGCCGCTGGGAAATTCAAGCCCGTACCTGGCCGCGGTTTCGAAGGATGCCAGGGCGGCCCGGATCTTGATGCCGAGGAGTTCCACCCCGGCGACGGAGATCGTGATGTCGGCGTTGATGACCAGCCCTTTATCGAGGACACGGTCGATCAGGTCTGCCAGCGTATCACCTCGCCTCGGATTGTCGAGCACCGGCATCGCCCTCGCGCCCCCCTTCGTCCAGCGCCCGGAGGTACTCCATCTCGGTGATCTCTCCCATTTCATATGCCGCCTGGAGGTCGGCCAGTTCACCGGGAAGCCTTCGGGCTTCCTCGTACTCCCGCTGGGCGAGAGCCGTCGCCTCCTCGATGGCGATCCACGCTGTCTTGAGCGGCAGAGAGACCGGCAGCGCGAAGAGGTCCAGCAAGCCCATCCGCAGCTCGGGCACAGTCAGTCACCTCCCCTATCCGCTCCATTCCTTCTCCTACCGGCCGGCGACCTCGATGTCCGAAGGGACCCGGAGCGCGATGTTGGCGAAGCTGAACGCCGGAA is from Limnochorda sp. L945t and encodes:
- a CDS encoding gas vesicle protein GvpG, with the protein product MPELRMGLLDLFALPVSLPLKTAWIAIEEATALAQREYEEARRLPGELADLQAAYEMGEITEMEYLRALDEGGREGDAGARQSEAR
- a CDS encoding gas vesicle protein K, with protein sequence MALEVDADNLKKGLLGLVVTLVEVIRDVLVAESVKRMKGGSLSSVEAGRLGQALMDLDQAIEQLKSENGLHQIVRKTRRALDDLVDDTLTRFVDPKQWEDA
- the gvpO gene encoding gas vesicle protein GvpO, with protein sequence MPHLREVLNAAIKELKALTGLELSGVTGALSQPEGWLLQVELVERRGVPDTMDVLGLYEVHTDAQGHVLAFERKGLRHRGDVDPYATDVS
- a CDS encoding GvpL/GvpF family gas vesicle protein; this translates as MVALFAALGLKAAGVRVSRDSLTRAVQLLGVSAPDPWILEGVWRLATNEPAVPTQPEAAPSAPVEAEPEVNPRRDRVTPPGQAFYLYAIGRGDGCDGLACRGIEGQPVTVTRVNGWFALVHECEPQPYASDDREQVIRWIEQHHAVVEQAAECAGDLIPVAFDTIIHKDGVDALAALKQWVSDNTTQLEQILALVSGCREYGVQLLREPGVARSHLLATRPDLKELQVRLSRAPASVAYLLQKDMDRQVRSLLEDEATQRTAALEQALHRHARAVRSEKLRDPEGETEMVANFSCLVPNEAIEDLLDALRSFESSDGYSVRVTGPWPPYSFVNLQPQRGEAG
- the gvpJ gene encoding gas vesicle protein; translation: MKPARPRVVKGGVADLLERALDKGLVVNADLVVTLSGVPLIALNLRLMLASVETMIRYGVMRDWLQPARQDEEERQGAWVTPPARVPFPAPNPSGHGRSARPHGDAAARHAWRHRASTGAPQFQARGHCKPLGDDGHVFPPGEPPGHADPPGGRGAPPAVTIAPGAGAPGRELRPQSGTFDIAAP
- a CDS encoding gas vesicle protein, which codes for MPVLDNPRRGDTLADLIDRVLDKGLVINADITISVAGVELLGIKIRAALASFETAARYGLEFPSGTNLDSRGWKEEAGKREPCPQCGRKEPRMELLSTGCPWCGWEPPKRRAGGAERSRAYGTEVDTWLSKLTQTT